The nucleotide window TGACGGGACCTTTGCCGACCCTCGGATTACGCCGTTCGCCCGGCGCCGGGTAGGCTGGCGCGATGTAGGTAGTGTGGGCTCGGACGCCCCGCACCGAGTAATCGAAGTGAGCGAGGGTAGTCGTGGGCTCTGTTATCAAGAAGCGGCGCAAGCGGATGGCGAAGAAGAAGCACCGCAAGCTGCTCAAGCGCACCCGTGTTCAGCGTCGTAACAAGAAGTAAGCGACGCTGATCGCGAATTCGCAGCCCCCCATCGCCTTGGTGCGATGGGGGGCTGCGGCGCGTTGTGGGCCGTATGGACGGTGGTCGGACGGAAATGTGGCCGCGGGCATCCTGTGGTCATCACCGCGCAACACCGACCCGATAGCGTGGTCGGCACAGCTCGGCTAGGCGGAAGTCGCGGTGGGAAGGAAGGCCTGATCTTGGGCAGGGTCGTGCTCGTCACCGGAGTCGCACGGCAGCTGGGCGGGCGGTTCGTACGCCGTATCCAGCGCGATCCGGATGTCGACCGGGTGATCGGGGTCGACGCCGTGGCACCGGAACACCATCTGGGCGGCGCGGAATTCCTCAAGGCCGATATCCGGCATCCGGCCATTGCCCGGGTGCTGGCCGAAACGGGCGTCGACACCGTCATCCATATGGACATCAACGGCACTCCGTTGGGCAAGCGCGGCGGCCGCGCCTCGGTGAAGGAAACCAACGTCATCGGGACGATGCAGCTCCTCGGCGCCTGCCAGAAGGCCCCGAAGGTGCAGCGGCTGGTCATCAAGTCCAGCACCAGCGTCTACGGCTCCGCGCCCCGGGACCCCGCCGTCTTCACCGAGACCACCACGCCGAAGTCGCTGCCCAGTGGGGGCTTCGCCAAGGACATCGTCGAGGTCGAGGGATATGTCCGCGGCTTCGCCCGGCGCCGGCCCGACGTGGCGGTGTGTGTGCTGCGCTTCGCCAATATCCTCGGGCCGAGCGCGGATTCCCCGCTCGCCGAGTACTTCTCGCTGCCCGTGTGGCCCACCGTCCTCGGCTACGACCCGCGGCTGCAGTTCGTCCATGAGGACGACGCCATCGCGGTCCTGCGGATCGCCGCCGCCGTGCCGCGCCGCGGCACGCTCAACAGCGGCACGTTCAACATCGCCGGGGACGGTGTGCTGCTGCTGTCGCAGACCTCCCGGCGGCTGGGGCGGCCCACCGTCCCGCTGCTCCTGCCGACGGTGACCTGGGCCGGTACGGCGCTGCGGTCCATCGGCATCACGGACTTCTCGCCGGAGCA belongs to Streptomyces sp. NBC_01454 and includes:
- a CDS encoding 30S ribosomal protein bS22, translated to MGSVIKKRRKRMAKKKHRKLLKRTRVQRRNKK
- a CDS encoding NAD-dependent epimerase/dehydratase family protein encodes the protein MGRVVLVTGVARQLGGRFVRRIQRDPDVDRVIGVDAVAPEHHLGGAEFLKADIRHPAIARVLAETGVDTVIHMDINGTPLGKRGGRASVKETNVIGTMQLLGACQKAPKVQRLVIKSSTSVYGSAPRDPAVFTETTTPKSLPSGGFAKDIVEVEGYVRGFARRRPDVAVCVLRFANILGPSADSPLAEYFSLPVWPTVLGYDPRLQFVHEDDAIAVLRIAAAVPRRGTLNSGTFNIAGDGVLLLSQTSRRLGRPTVPLLLPTVTWAGTALRSIGITDFSPEQIRLLTHGRVVETTQMRETLGFRPKYTTAETFAEFARGRGPGLLPPASLARTVDRLAGVLTARGGLSQ